In Paenibacillus dendritiformis, the DNA window TATTGCTTCAGCTTGCCAGAACGTTATAAGTAAGCTTTAATCTTTAGTGCCGAAGAAAACATGCCGGGGAGGACGTGACAAGATGAAACCGATCGATATCGCGAGACGATTGAACCTCAGCACCAGCGCCCTCCGCAACTACGAGGCCCAGGGCATCATCCCCCCTGCGCTGCGCGAACCGAACGGATACCGGAAGTATACGGAGGAGCACCTCGCCTATCTGGAATGCATAGCCGCCATGGCGGCCGGATACGGAATGGAGGTAACTTCCGGGGCGATGCGGCTGCTTCGAGCCAAGGATACCGCATCCGCCCTGTGGCTGGTGAATGAAGCGCAAGCGCTGCTTCACCGGGACCGCTGCCTGGCCGAAGAGGCGATTCGCCGCTTCGAGCGGGAAGAACGCGGCGCTTCCGAGCAGGACGCGGACAGCGCAGGGATGACGATCGGAGAAGCGGCGGCCGAGACGGATGTCCCCCGCTCCACCCTCCGCTACTGGGAGAAGGAGGGGTTAATCGCCTCGTCCCGGGACGAACAGAACGGATACCGCCGGTTCAACCCGTCCCAGCTTCGCAAAATCTGGCTGCTCCGCACGCTGCGGACCGTCCTCTATTCGGCGGATTCGGTCCGGCTGAAGCAAGCCATTCGGAAGCTGGAGGACAATGACGCCGAACGCGCCCGGGACATCGCCCATGAATCGCTGCAATACTTGAACCGGCTCAATCAGGAACAGCTTCGCGGATCCTACTATTTGTTCCGGCTGTGCCGCCGCTTGAACCTGCTCCCATAACAAGCCGCTGACCCACGCGGAAATCGGCCCCCGGAAGGAGCGAATCTCATTCCAGGGAGC includes these proteins:
- a CDS encoding MerR family DNA-binding transcriptional regulator, coding for MKPIDIARRLNLSTSALRNYEAQGIIPPALREPNGYRKYTEEHLAYLECIAAMAAGYGMEVTSGAMRLLRAKDTASALWLVNEAQALLHRDRCLAEEAIRRFEREERGASEQDADSAGMTIGEAAAETDVPRSTLRYWEKEGLIASSRDEQNGYRRFNPSQLRKIWLLRTLRTVLYSADSVRLKQAIRKLEDNDAERARDIAHESLQYLNRLNQEQLRGSYYLFRLCRRLNLLP